In a single window of the Nicotiana tomentosiformis chromosome 8, ASM39032v3, whole genome shotgun sequence genome:
- the LOC104117234 gene encoding zinc finger BED domain-containing protein RICESLEEPER 1-like produces the protein MKRGMTNGKRKTLCDFFPGSDEPRKGKGHECGPRNANLREEGSSNVGKEHVFKEETAYRAMARFFCQSGISPKSIENVYFKNLIAYLNPQTRFSSAILSRYCLKLYEEEKARVKENLRSLNGRVSLSVERLTYNKFHDFGYWRSSDFEENCFDFICLRVHFIDEDWKLRSWVINVRSFGAYDDYIGETIKCLSDFGIEDKVSVVTVHSYLDFDEIIEVIKSKLLEKKRLQLDGQLFRVSCCADIFSSMVKKAFGMIEDLISDIRLIVFWGKSLPVWNVTFHKLKEALELEAKGEYLKDDYKDYDIPSPQEWEKVRGVCKLVGHVYTAAEVLFMSKRPTAGLYFHNLNKLRFNLMKEFVSSDEFVRNLANIMLKKFDEYWKNIYLVLALATIMDPRYKVKYLDFCFLKYENNDHLPLTSILEAIRSLLDDYVVHRSTMEYPMSDDDSDTGEDLLEPTEIVDDPSFGFDCSEEFSKFIETTSQPPKSEIDCYLEEPIVPWTKNFDELSWWKAASPKYPALSNLARDLLSIQLSLVTGYDAYFTDVREPDSHVTSLESDLVNALMSTKSWFDKQRRNAMEAEGSAVQNN, from the exons ATGAAACGGGGAATGACCAACGGAAAGCGGAAAACACTCTGTGACTTCTTTCCTGGATCTG ATGAACCAAGGAAGGGGAAAGGTCATGAGTGTGGACCAAGAAATGCAAATCTCAGGGAAGAGGGCAGTAGTAACGTTGGGAAAGAGCATGTTTTCAAGGAAGAAACAGCTTATCGAGCTATGGCAAGGTTTTTCTGTCAATCTGGTATATCTCCAAAGTCAATAGAAAACGTGTACTTCAAAAACTTAATTGCTTATCTTAATCCACAAACTCGTTTTTCATCTGCCATTCTCTCACGGTATTGCTTGAAATTGTATGAGGAAGAGAAAGCGAGAGTTAAAGAAAATTTGAGAAGCTTGAATGGACGGGTTAGCCTCTCAGTTGAGAGGTTAACGTATAACAAGTTCCATGACTTTGGCTACTGGCGTTCCTCGGATTTTGAGGAAAATTGTTTTGATTTCATTTGTTTAAGAGTCCATTTCATTGATGAAGACTGGAAGCTACGGAGTTGGGTTATTAACGTTAGATCTTTTGGTGCGTATGACGATTACATTGGCGAGACAATTAAGTGTCTTTCAGATTTTGGTATTGAAGATAAAGTATCTGTTGTCACTGTGCATAGCTATCTGGACTTTGATGAGATTATTGAGGTCATTAAAAGTAAACTTCTTGAAAAGAAAAGGCTCCAATTAGATGGACAATTGTTTCGCGTGTCTTGTTGTGCAGACATTTTTAGTTCAATGGTGAAAAAAGCATTTGGGATGATAGAGGATTTAATCAGTGACATTCGACTCATAGTATTTTGGGGCAAATCACTACCAGTTTGGAATGTGACATTTCATAAATTAAAGGAAGCTTTGGAGTTAGAGGCTAAAGGAGAATACTTGAAAGATGATTATAAGGATTATGATATACCTTCGCCCCAAGAGTGGGAGAAAGTTAGGGGAGTATGTAAACTTGTAGGACATGTCTATACTGCAGCAGAAGTGCTATTTATGTCAAAACGTCCCACTGCAGGTCTCTACTTCCACAATCTCAATAAGCTTCGATTTAATCTGATGAAAGAGTTTGTGAGTTCAGATGAATTTGTCAGAAATTTAGCCAACATTATGCTGAAAAAGTTTGACGAGTATTGGAAGAATATATATTTGGTGTTGGCTCTAGCTACTATTATGGATCCACGCTACAAAGTGAAGTACTTAGATTTCTGTTTCTTGAAGTATGAAAATAACGATCATTTACCGCTCACATCTATCTTGGAGGCAATCCGAAGCCTTCTCGATGACTATGTGGTGCACAGGTCCACAATGGAGTATCCTATGAGCGATGACGATTCTGACACGGGTGAAGATCTCCTTGAACCAACGGAAATTGTTGATGATCCTAGTTTTGGATTTGACTGTTCAGAAGAGTTTAGCAAATTCATCGAAACAACTAGTCAGCCACCAAAGTCAGAAATTGACTGCTATCTAGAAGAACCTATTGTGCCTTGGACTAAGAACTTTGATGAGTTGAGTTGGTGGAAAGCTGCAAGCCCTAAATATCCTGCCCTATCAAATTTAGCTCGTGATCTTTTGTCAATTCAATTGTCTCTTGTTACAGGCTATGATGCTTATTTTACAGATGTGCGTGAACCTGATAGCCACGTGACTTCCCTGGAGTCAGATTTAGTGAATGCCTTGATGTCTACCAAAAGCTGGTTTGATAAACAGCGTCGTAATGCG ATGGAAGCTGAGGGCTCAGCAGTGCAGAATAATTGA